TTAACTTTCATGCATTGGCAACTCTAAGCAACTCCTCCCAATCAGTGATTTTGTCTCTGGGTTTACCTTTCAATTGACCTCTCAACTTCTCCTCAGAATCTATCTTTTGCCAGCCACTAAAAGGCACATAGTTTACACCTTTATTTTCTAGTATTTGGAGAAGCCCTTGTCTTCCTAACTTCTGTGAATCAGATATcaataatcctttcttttcatcttCCAAGATGCTCTCTACCTGCAAATACAGCAGACAGAATTCAATGccaaaaaaacatacatagaTGAAAAAACAGGAAAGACGGAAAATTTAGTGAAGTCACAGCATGTATCTGGTACTAAAAATGGTCTAAACTTCTGATTAGtagtaaatttatttctttttttgtataaGTACGTACAGTTTCTTCAGCACAATAAAGGTTGGTGGCAATGATTCCTGTAGGTCCTCTTTTGAGCCATCCGACCACATACAAACCATGCTCCACGGCTGCATGCTCCGGTGGAGCTCCATTGACCACCCTGCCTCTGATATTTGGAACTATACCTGAGGGTGGGTGTtggagaaaacaaaatcaagattCAAATGCATTCCATATGATAATGTAGATTTTGAAGAGATATTCAATGCTCTTTCATTTGTGCTTAGTTATGACGTACCTTGATGCATGTCGAAAGGTAATCCATCCACTGGAACAGATTTGTAACCTATGCTTTTCAGCACCATCCTAGACAtgcaaaatgaaatacaacttagTTAAACTATGTCACAAGGAGAAATTTCGAGTTGTTAAGTTGTCGTAATATGTCTAGCATCAGAAGGTTgctttttaacattaaaatctCCTAAGATTTACATTCTTAATTTCTGAAAATAATTTACCCGCACTTGAGGTCATCAAACTGGCCTGTGCCAACAGCCACCTGTCTGCCAGATTCGCCATTTTCTACATCATTACATAATTCCATTTTAGAGACTCATTGATCAGAAGAAAATTACAGCTTAAGCCAACAAAATATTCTAAGAGAAGTTGATGGATAGTAAATAACCCAAACTTAAGTAAAATTATTAGAATTCTGACATATTTTGGGGTAAATCTTACCTTTCAAACTTGTCTTCTCCAAGCGTACACCACTGACGTGCAAGCCACTATCTGAAGGTAAGAACCTATCCGGCTTCCTGAAGAATATAAAGTGCAGTTCACGCTGGCCCTTGATGGCATTAGACCTGTGAGAAGCAGCTCTTTTTGCAAACAACTCGAAAACTCTTTTTCGGATTCTACTATTCTCTAATTCCATCTACAATCAACACAAACAAGGTCTCAAATTTTGAGTTTCCAGTAAATTAAGAGTGTTTACATGCACACAAATAATGCATATTCAATCCTAACAGTAATACAAATTGTGGTAAACatagaatatttaattttcaaggCAAAGCGTCTTACATCTGGAAACATTTCTCATTTAATATCAGAACAACAGATGAAtgaaaaagtttcaaaattgCAATGCATTACACTATTGTGTACGGTAGTAAATAATTACCTCATCTGTCTGTGATTTAACTAAGTCGGATTCTTGAATGTGAACATACAGATCTTTTATACCTGCAAAACATTTCCCAAATTGTCAAGAAGATGGAACACAAGCAGACGAAAGAACTCCATGCAATCTCAATCTATGCTAGTATTTACAGTCAAATAAGTTTGGTGCCTGTATAGTTGTACAATAGGTCTTCGAAGTCAAAATGGGTAAGTGGCCTGCTTCTCTAGCATAGTTTCTTAAAAGTGAAATCTACAACATACTTCAACTTTCAGAAGATCTGAAGGTTCCGAGAATTCGAGAGAAGaagctatttatcaatttatgcTCAAGCAGGCTTTCCCCAGGGGGGCCATGCCAAATCTTCAGGTTTGTTTTTAGAGTGCATAACTGTCTAGGTAAAAGTCAAGTTCACTTTGTAGAACAGTATGTATGCATAGAATTGTACCAAGAATTTCACGAAGTTCCTTTGCAGTGCAAGCTGCCTGTGCTGGACCACGTCTTCCAACCAAGTATACTTTCctgcaaaaataaagaatagCATTACAGAAACATTTAGTACTTTTTTAGCAATAGTTATTGGTGTCAAGGAAACCTTATAGTGCTCTCCTGGAGAGCAGCAAGGGCATGGTCAGCGATATCTGTTGCAGCTAATTCAGCTGTGGGCCGTAGAAGAATTCGAGCAACATCAAGAGCCACATTGCCCTAAAAGTGAGCATAACAACTATTAGAATAGGCTGCTTTCTGAAATATTATCAATGGTGCCCTTTTTCTTTCACTAAACAGAAAGGAAAAAATGCTAGAAACATGAAGGATGGAGGGTTGTCAagatgaagagaagagaagctgtgtaaatatttaattgttcGGACATAATAACAAGTAGTTACTAATGAGAACCTAGTTTTAGCAGCTGATCTAAATAGATTCTGTTTGCAGAAAGCCAAGTGTTGAGTTCATAATAATTATAGGCCACCtaattaatatacaaaataatcctCAACGCTCAATTTAGCCATTTCCAACTGTAAAGGAAAAATAATGTAATCAATCGTCCCAAACAGATCTTATGAAGATACCTGGCCAAGAACTACAGC
This genomic window from Dioscorea cayenensis subsp. rotundata cultivar TDr96_F1 chromosome 20, TDr96_F1_v2_PseudoChromosome.rev07_lg8_w22 25.fasta, whole genome shotgun sequence contains:
- the LOC120251137 gene encoding NADPH:adrenodoxin oxidoreductase, mitochondrial isoform X2, which translates into the protein MFPFFHRGRSLIARSFSSLRSDQFNVCVVGSGPAGFYTAEKVFTGMKAAKVDIIDRLPTPFGLVRSGVAPDHPETKIVVNQFSRVAGNERCSFFGNVSLGSHGVSLSELRQLYDVVVLAYGAESDRSLGVPGEDLGGVYSAREFVWWYNGHPDCKAMPIDLKSTDAAVVLGQGNVALDVARILLRPTAELAATDIADHALAALQESTIRKVYLVGRRGPAQAACTAKELREILGIKDLYVHIQESDLVKSQTDEMELENSRIRKRVFELFAKRAASHRSNAIKGQRELHFIFFRKPDRFLPSDSGLHVSGVRLEKTSLKENGESGRQVAVGTGQFDDLKCGMVLKSIGYKSVPVDGLPFDMHQGIVPNIRGRVVNGAPPEHAAVEHGLYVVGWLKRGPTGIIATNLYCAEETVESILEDEKKGLLISDSQKLGRQGLLQILENKGVNYVPFSGWQKIDSEEKLRGQLKGKPRDKITDWEELLRVANA
- the LOC120251137 gene encoding NADPH:adrenodoxin oxidoreductase, mitochondrial isoform X1, coding for MKAAKVDIIDRLPTPFGLVRSGVAPDHPETKIVVNQFSRVAGNERCSFFGNVSLGSHGVSLSELRQLYDVVVLAYGAESDRSLGVPGEDLGGVYSAREFVWWYNGHPDCKAMPIDLKSTDAAVVLGQGNVALDVARILLRPTAELAATDIADHALAALQESTIRKVYLVGRRGPAQAACTAKELREILGIKDLYVHIQESDLVKSQTDEMELENSRIRKRVFELFAKRAASHRSNAIKGQRELHFIFFRKPDRFLPSDSGLHVSGVRLEKTSLKENGESGRQVAVGTGQFDDLKCGMVLKSIGYKSVPVDGLPFDMHQGIVPNIRGRVVNGAPPEHAAVEHGLYVVGWLKRGPTGIIATNLYCAEETVESILEDEKKGLLISDSQKLGRQGLLQILENKGVNYVPFSGWQKIDSEEKLRGQLKGKPRDKITDWEELLRVANA